One genomic segment of Coffea arabica cultivar ET-39 chromosome 6e, Coffea Arabica ET-39 HiFi, whole genome shotgun sequence includes these proteins:
- the LOC140009779 gene encoding disease resistance protein At4g27190-like has translation MAMQDIGVSIVGKITEKFIDPIMRQFQYLFCYRSNVETLRNGIKKLELTKTEVQRSVDAARNNGEEIKPIVTDWLRQADGLEKEADTIFEGMENVKVNCFKIVRLPNLKSRYLIGRHAAKRGNDAEKHLRERRFDEVGYLPPLGKMPFSESTPSFEESLITRMSMKREVIEALKQDKRSLLAICGMAGVGKTFLLEQIADQVKSEKLFDGVAFATISQNPDMRNIQNQLAEQLRMKLKSEHSGRARAEQIYTRLINSDKRNLVMLDDIWEEVDLRSLGIPIRSGKCKSLTVVLTSRFSHVCRNMEAEIFEVNALPKEEAWHLFKEVAGISDDSALSDVAKQVAEECKGLPLAIVVVARAFRTNYTTPESWKLALGQLKKYTMRDLERVQDLVFSRIEWSYDHLKSVEAKSLLLFCSLFPEDYSIPVECLVRYGKGLKMFQDRETLGDMRYRVDQSISDLKSCYLLLTDGGKEDHVKLHDVVRDVCLKIASEGEHVFLVRNVGGKEGHPQPDSFGRYTAVSLTWKGNSNGPFPLGEECPKLRLLRLVFQSGKMISLSPDSFAGMEDLRVMEFNKLQIEFSPSDPGQMLMSLRTLCLDYCELGIGTSSMIGYMTQLEILSFFGSRLRDNQFPTEISLLSNLKVLDLRVESSRHPLSLGILSSLKKLEELYMGFHRPLRLGRNAEEERGCIKEITSLACLECLQINLHGIDDLLLLLREFPVERLSRFNISCKQTQTKNGGDYQFRRNFKLYLRDEKDSELALCPAVTSIIRRTEKLTLDLGFLFRSGNFVNDLDESGFVNLKRLRLKSGSWECLIDSTTNLAPRHVFENLVFMELTSGKLEEICYGNLPPRCFSQLQEMKLQRINFIEYLWKGPIEPPSLCNLRGIEVSNCQRITTLFSQSVLKCLVKLQKIVVYSCENLESIVMREENMKDQVLELPQLKVVTLKCTGLEGFGCEGDTYSRAFLNQVSLSLFLSLSVFLYDILHVKEIVDREFR, from the coding sequence ATGGCCATGCAAGATATTGGCGTTTCGATTGTGGGGAAAATCACGGAGAAGTTTATTGATCCAATTATGCGTCAATTTCAGTATTTATTTTGCTATAGAAGCAACGTTGAAACCCTGAGGAATGGCATCAAAAAACTCGAGCTAACGAAAACTGAGGTGCAACGATCGGTAGATGCAGCAAGAAACAATGGtgaagaaattaaaccaattgTTACTGATTGGCTAAGGCAGGCTGATGGTCTAGAGAAAGAGGCAGATACTATTTTTGAGGGTATGGAGAATGTTAAGGTGAATTGTTTTAAAATTGTTAGGCTCCCGAATTTGAAGTCACGTTATTTGATAGGCCGCCATGCTGCCAAAAGAGGAAATGATGCTGAAAAACATCTCAGAGAGAGGCGGTTTGATGAAGTTGGATACCTTCCTCCACTGGGGAAAATGCCTTTTAGTGAATCAACCCCATCCTTTGAGGAAAGTCTAATTACAAGGATGTCAATGAAAAGGGAAGTGATTGAAGCTCTAAAGCAGGATAAAAGAAGTCTACTCGCAATTTGTGGTATGGCCGGCGTAGGCAAGACTTTTTTGTTGGAGCAAATTGCCGACCAGGTTAAGTCTGAGAAACTGTTTGATGGCGTAGCCTTTGCAactatttctcaaaatccagACATGAGAAATATCCAAAATCAACTTGCTGAGCAGTTAAGGATGAAATTAAAATCGGAGCACAGTGGTCGTGCAAGAGCTGAACAGATTTATACTAGACTAATCAATAGTGACAAGAGAAATCTTGTTATGCTGGATGACATTTGGGAAGAAGTGGATCTTAGGAGTCTAGGAATTCCCATTAGATCAGGTAAGTGCAAGAGCTTAACAGTTGTATTGACATCTCGGTTCTCTCATGTGTGTAGGAACATGGAAGCAGAAATTTTTGAGGTGAATGCCTTGCCTAAGGAAGAAGCATGGCATCTTTTTAAAGAGGTTGCGGGAATTTCCGATGATTCAGCTTTGAGTGACGTTGCAAAACAAGTTGCAGAAGAATGCAAAGGATTACCTCTAGCAATCGTTGTTGTTGCCAGGGCATTTAGGACTAATTATACAACACCAGAATCCTGGAAACTCGCCCTTGGACAGCTAAAGAAGTACACAATGAGAGACCTAGAAAGAGTTCAAGATTTGGTGTTTTCCAGAATCGAATGGAGCTATGATCATTTGAAAAGTGTTGAAGCCAAGTCACTACTACTGTTTTGCAGCTTGTTTCCAGAGGATTATAGCATTCCAGTCGAATGTTTGGTTAGGTATGGGAAAGGGTTGAAAATGTTCCAAGATAGAGAGACTTTGGGAGATATGAGATACAGAGTAGACCAGAGTATCAGTGACCTTAAAAGTTGCTATTTGTTGCTAACCGATGGTGGAAAAGAAGACCATGTAAAATTGCATGATGTCGTGCGAGATGTTTGCTTGAAAATTGCATCAGAAGGCGAGCATGTATTTTTGGTAAGGAATGTTGGAGGAAAAGAAGGGCACCCGCAACCTGATTCATTTGGTCGTTATACAGCTGTTTCGCTGACATGGAAAGGCAATTCTAATGGACCATTTCCATTGGGAGAGGAATGTCCAAAGCTTAGGCTGCTGCGTTTGGTCTTCCAGTCAGGCAAAATGATCAGCCTATCACCAGATtcttttgcagggatggaagaTCTCAGGGTCATGGAGTTTAACAAATTACAGATTGAATTTTCACCATCAGATCCTGGCCAAATGTTGATGAGCCTTCGGACATTGTGCCTGGATTATTGTGAGTTAGGGATTGGAACGTCGTCGATGATTGGATACATGACGCAATTGGAGATTTTGAGCTTCTTTGGGTCCAGACTTCGGGATAATCAGTTTCCAACCGAAATTTCTCTGCTGAGTAATTTAAAGGTGTTGGATTTGAGGGTTGAAAGTAGCCGCCACCCGTTGTCTCTTGGTATCTTGTCAAGCTTGAAAAAGCTAGAAGAATTGTATATGGGATTTCATCGTCCATTGCGGCTAGGGAGAAATgcagaagaagaaagaggatGCATTAAAGAGATCACATCACTCGCTTGCCTTGAATGTCTCCAAATTAATTTACATGGCATTGACGACCTGCTTCTATTATTACGTGAATTCCCTGTTGAGAGGTTGTcaagatttaacattagttgcAAACAAACTCAGACAAAAAACGGTGGAGACTATCAATTTCGGAGGAATTTCAAACTTTATTTGCGTGACGAGAAAGATTCCGAACTAGCATTGTGTCCTGCAGTTACTAGCATAATCAGGAGAACTGAGAAACTCACTTTGGACCTTGGGTTCTTGTTTCGCTCGGGGAATTTTGTGAATGACTTAGATGAAAGTGGATTTGTCAATTTGAAAAGGCTCAGATTGAAGTCGGGTTCATGGGAATGCCTTATTGATTCCACCACCAACCTAGCTCCTCGACATGTTTTTGAAAATCTAGTGTTCATGGAATTAACATCTGGCAAATTGGAAGAAATATGTTATGGAAATCTTCCACCTCGTTGCTTCAGCCAACTTCAAGAGATGAAACTCCAGAGAATAAATTTTATTGAGTACTTGTGGAAGGGGCCAATTGAACCTCCGTCACTTTGCAATCTCAGAGGTATTGAGGTATCTAACTGTCAGCGAATTACAACTCTCTTCTCACAATCAGTGTTGAAATGTCTAGTGAAACTCCAAAAGATAGTCGTATATAGTTGTGAAAATTTGGAAAGCATTGTTATGAGGGAAGAAAATATGAAGGATCAAGTGCTTGAGTTACCCCAACTCAAAGTAGTAACACTTAAATGTACGGGCTTAGAGGGCTTTGGCTGTGAAGGCGATACATATTCCAGAGCTTTTCTCAATcaggtctctctctctctctttctctctctctctgtattTCTATATGATATACTTCATGTCAAAGAAATAGTTGACCGTGAATTTAGGTGA